One window of Anaerotignum faecicola genomic DNA carries:
- a CDS encoding helix-turn-helix domain-containing protein: MAVSYNGLWKLLIDKNMKKVDMMNQVGISSSTVAKMTNGELVSMKILEKICDKLDCDFGDIIHYEKETKDGGQ; encoded by the coding sequence ATGGCAGTATCATACAATGGATTGTGGAAGCTATTAATTGATAAAAATATGAAGAAAGTGGATATGATGAACCAAGTGGGAATCAGTAGTAGCACCGTGGCAAAAATGACCAATGGTGAGCTGGTTTCCATGAAGATTCTTGAGAAGATTTGCGATAAACTAGATTGTGATTTCGGAGATATTATCCATTATGAAAAAGAAACAAAGGATGGCGGGCAGTAA